A single genomic interval of Sebastes umbrosus isolate fSebUmb1 chromosome 11, fSebUmb1.pri, whole genome shotgun sequence harbors:
- the psenen gene encoding gamma-secretase subunit PEN-2 produces MNLERMPNEEKLGLCRKYYLGGFAFLPFLWLVNVVWFFKEAFVKPNYTEQLQIKTYVKRSALGLLLWVTVLTTWITIFQHFRAQWGEVGDYLSFTIPLGIP; encoded by the exons ATGAACCTGGAACGAATGCCCAATGAGGAGAAACTTGGCCTATGCCGAAAATATTATTTAG gtggcTTTGCATTTCTGCCATTCCTGTGGCTGGTGAATGTTGTTTGGTTTTTTAAGGAGGCCTTTGTAAAGCCAAATTACACTGAACAGCTCCAGATCAAAACAT ACGTAAAGCGGTCAGCACTGGGGTTGCTGTTATGGGTTACAGTACTCACCACATGGATCACCATTTTCCAGCACTTCAGAGCACAGTGGGGGGAGGTGGGAGATTACCTCTCCTTCACAATTCCACTGGGAATTCCTTGA
- the hspb6 gene encoding heat shock protein beta-6 isoform X2 translates to MDFILPPTLPAGGIPWEKVLPPLIPRLNATYGQCNWSPKLLIPEADSTSSAEVTCDDSGFTVQVDVKHFNPEDLMVKVIGEFVEVQGKHEEKKDGAGVTTRQFNRRYRIPKGVDTMALVSAVSPDGILIISAPILQTEDSRTLI, encoded by the exons ATGGACTTCATCCTGCCACCCACTCTGCCAGCTGGTGGTATCCCATGGGAGAAGGTTTTACCACCTCTTATCCCTCGGCTGAATGCGACTTACGGACAATGTAACTGGTCCCCGAAATTACTGATTCCGGAGGCTGATAGTACTAGCTCTGCAGAG GTGACCTGTGACGACAGCGGTTTTACAGTTCAAGTGGATGTAAAGCACTTCAACCCAGAGGACCTAATGGTCAAAGTGATAGGAGAATTTGTGGAAGTTCAAGGAAAGCATGAAGAAAAGAAG GATGGTGCAGGGGTTACGACGCGGCAGTTTAACCGCCGCTACCGAATCCCGAAGGGAGTGGACACCATGGCTTTGGTGTCAGCGGTCTCTCCAGATGGCATCCTTATCATATCTGCTCCCATCCTGCAAACCGAGGACTCCAGAACCCTAATCTAG
- the hspb6 gene encoding heat shock protein beta-6 isoform X1 encodes MDFILPPTLPAGGIPWEKVLPPLIPRLNATYGQCNWSPKLLIPEADSTSSAEVTCDDSGFTVQVDVKHFNPEDLMVKVIGEFVEVQGKHEEKKKDGAGVTTRQFNRRYRIPKGVDTMALVSAVSPDGILIISAPILQTEDSRTLI; translated from the exons ATGGACTTCATCCTGCCACCCACTCTGCCAGCTGGTGGTATCCCATGGGAGAAGGTTTTACCACCTCTTATCCCTCGGCTGAATGCGACTTACGGACAATGTAACTGGTCCCCGAAATTACTGATTCCGGAGGCTGATAGTACTAGCTCTGCAGAG GTGACCTGTGACGACAGCGGTTTTACAGTTCAAGTGGATGTAAAGCACTTCAACCCAGAGGACCTAATGGTCAAAGTGATAGGAGAATTTGTGGAAGTTCAAGGAAAGCATGAAGAAAAGAAG AAGGATGGTGCAGGGGTTACGACGCGGCAGTTTAACCGCCGCTACCGAATCCCGAAGGGAGTGGACACCATGGCTTTGGTGTCAGCGGTCTCTCCAGATGGCATCCTTATCATATCTGCTCCCATCCTGCAAACCGAGGACTCCAGAACCCTAATCTAG
- the proser3 gene encoding proline and serine-rich protein 3 isoform X2: MKSRQNPFKPASKVGKSYYHPSCNQSLSKKKKKTTLSPVRSNQPSSPRLHTHTHPESQRPSEQRDQHFAATDGQPVFAESWPSTECGSSSSDMETPKQSARAGKSTVSSELGVEQDSLLAKYIDRFRHGRPQSREERQQVPSSIGEEQLPFWWMSPSSLPRSSTPTKTTDKDVFQPLKDDHGPAIFNPAGQRRHDGSLSPCRGSLSILSDTSHGEFDDTEIQHLQEKASRLLLRGECTLLDGSIPVSSEGLECSDFSSPVSVDEPVRRPLIPSLIRSTNSVQAVSSQKPSVIPPLVPSTRREDDILFQWRLRRKIEQAREWPQSLQPSSLHGPTFSWQMPSLNHPSVSGQAYKEHQSTQPPEFSTNSHIPAPQPPTKEAHRSCLPASDPPPFPAFVVSGSSVSQPQTVAHVPAHMHLLCDVLPCPIRSSRAREQQHISESIDESHTKVVCRKTQVPGNSMNTFTDEHIREHIPAPPPASSGAMERVIHHKRYEKNKKEKTQTRESEKIENKAAESFRKQKKSTRYIVDREHADGPGPPNRSSSHQRVPKKVMPWAEQQQQEGSQGFSSESCPDDHAPCPSPIHRALGKVVSEVLFPTVDSSSAQRSPVSSFFPPCTASAPSQSSVLPCNAQNSMEVISQLLQEAEDSDEKEFEDDPLLQVLRKQRKWVKEQISEVDSVLNGGFLEELQVT, from the exons ATGAAATCCAG GCAGAATCCCTTTAAACCAGCATCCAAAGTGGGGAAGTCCTACTACCACCCATCCTGCAACCAGTCCCtgtcaaagaaaaagaaaaaaaca ACTTTGAGTCCTGTACGTTCAAACCAGCCATCCAGTCCACGAttacatactcacacacacccagagAGCCAACGGCCGTCGGAGCAACGTGACCAACATTTTGCCGCCACAGATGGACAACCTGTTTTTGCAGAGTCCTGGCCCTCCACCGAGTGTGGATCTTCTTCATCTGACATGGAGACACCCAAACAGTCTGCGAGAGCAGGGAAATCCACAGTTTCCTCCGAGCTAGGAGTTGAGCAGGATTCACTGCTGGCAAA GTACATAGATCGCTTTCGCCATGGTCGACCGCAGAGTCGAGAGGAGCGCCAGCAGGTGCCTTCTTCAATTGGAGAGGAGCAGCTGCCTTTTTGGTGGATGTCACCCTCATCTTTACCCCGCAGTTCAACACCAACTAAAACAACAGACAAAG atgttttccAGCCTCTGAAAGATGACCATGGACCTGCTATTTTCAATCCAGCTGGACAGCGTCGACATGACGGATCCCTGTCCCCATGCAGAGGATCCCTTAGT ATTTTGTCTGACACCTCCCATGGTGAATTTGATGACACAGAGATACAACACCTTCAAGAAAAGGCCAGCAGACTTCTGCTGAGAGG TGAATGTACTCTACTTGATGGATCTATCCCTGTCAGTTCAGAGGGCCTGGAGTGCTCCGATTTCTCTTCTCCAGTCAGCGTAGATGAGCCAGTGCGAAGACCTTTGATTCCCAGTTTAATAAGATCTACTA ACTCGGTTCAAGCTGTGTCCTCCCAAAAACCCTCTGTCATTCCtcctctggttccctccacacgCCGGGAAGATGACATCTTGTTCCAGTGGCGTTTGAGGAGAAAGATTGAGCAGGCCAGGGAGTGGCCCCAATCCCTGCAACCCTCCAGTCTTCATGGTCCCACATTTAGCTGGCAGATGCCCAGTTTAAACCATCCCTCAGTCAGTGGCCAGGCTTACAAG GAACACCAGAGTACTCAACCTCCTGAATTCTCAACTAATTCGCACATCCCTGCACCCCAGCCACCAACTAAAGAAGCCCACAGATCATGTCTCCCAGCTTCAGATCCACCTCCCTTCCCTGCCTTTGTTGTCTCTGGCTCTTCAGTCTCTCAACCCCAGACTGTTGCCCATGTTCCTGCCCACATGCATTTACTCTGTGATGTCTTGCCCTGTCCAATCCGGTCATCTCGTGCTCGCGAGCAACAACACATTTCAGAAAGTATAGATGAGTCTCACACCAAAGTTGTGTGTAGAAAGACCCAAGTCCCTGGAAACTCAATGAACACCTTCACTGATGAACATATTCGTGAGCATATTCCAGCCCCACCACCTGCTTCATCTGGAGCTATGGAAAGAGTTATTCACCACAAAAGATATGAGAAGAACAAGAAAGAGAAAACCCAGACACGAGAGTCAGAGAAGATTGAAAATAAAGCAGCGGAGTCCTTCAGAAAGCAGAAGAAATCAACAAG aTATATAGTGGATAGGGAACATGCTGATGGCCCTGGTCCTCCAAACAGGAGTTCTTCACATCAAAGAGTTCCCAAAAAGGTCATGCCGTGggcagagcagcagcaacaggaggGAAGCCAGGGGTTTTCCAGTGAGAGCTGTCCTGACGATCATGCACCATGCCCTTCTCCAATCCACAGGGCTTTAGGAAAG GTAGTTTCAGAGGTGTTGTTCCCCACAGTGGATTCATCTTCCGCACAAAGGAGCcctgtttcatcattttttccTCCTTGCACCGCCTCTGCACCTTCACAGTCATCAGTTCTTCCATGCAATGCACAGAACTCTATGGAGGTCATTTCACAGCTGCTGCAGGAAGCTGAAG attCGGATGAAAAAGAGTTTGAAGATGACCCTTTATTACAAGTCCTTCGCAAGCAGAGAAAATGGGTAAAGGAGCAGATCAG TGAAGTGGACTCTGTGTTGAATGGAGGATTCCTGGAGGAGCTTCAAGTTACTTGA
- the proser3 gene encoding proline and serine-rich protein 3 isoform X1, with translation MKSSGPVFSRQNPFKPASKVGKSYYHPSCNQSLSKKKKKTTLSPVRSNQPSSPRLHTHTHPESQRPSEQRDQHFAATDGQPVFAESWPSTECGSSSSDMETPKQSARAGKSTVSSELGVEQDSLLAKYIDRFRHGRPQSREERQQVPSSIGEEQLPFWWMSPSSLPRSSTPTKTTDKDVFQPLKDDHGPAIFNPAGQRRHDGSLSPCRGSLSILSDTSHGEFDDTEIQHLQEKASRLLLRGECTLLDGSIPVSSEGLECSDFSSPVSVDEPVRRPLIPSLIRSTNSVQAVSSQKPSVIPPLVPSTRREDDILFQWRLRRKIEQAREWPQSLQPSSLHGPTFSWQMPSLNHPSVSGQAYKEHQSTQPPEFSTNSHIPAPQPPTKEAHRSCLPASDPPPFPAFVVSGSSVSQPQTVAHVPAHMHLLCDVLPCPIRSSRAREQQHISESIDESHTKVVCRKTQVPGNSMNTFTDEHIREHIPAPPPASSGAMERVIHHKRYEKNKKEKTQTRESEKIENKAAESFRKQKKSTRYIVDREHADGPGPPNRSSSHQRVPKKVMPWAEQQQQEGSQGFSSESCPDDHAPCPSPIHRALGKVVSEVLFPTVDSSSAQRSPVSSFFPPCTASAPSQSSVLPCNAQNSMEVISQLLQEAEDSDEKEFEDDPLLQVLRKQRKWVKEQISEVDSVLNGGFLEELQVT, from the exons ATGAAATCCAG tggaCCTGTGTTCTCAAGGCAGAATCCCTTTAAACCAGCATCCAAAGTGGGGAAGTCCTACTACCACCCATCCTGCAACCAGTCCCtgtcaaagaaaaagaaaaaaaca ACTTTGAGTCCTGTACGTTCAAACCAGCCATCCAGTCCACGAttacatactcacacacacccagagAGCCAACGGCCGTCGGAGCAACGTGACCAACATTTTGCCGCCACAGATGGACAACCTGTTTTTGCAGAGTCCTGGCCCTCCACCGAGTGTGGATCTTCTTCATCTGACATGGAGACACCCAAACAGTCTGCGAGAGCAGGGAAATCCACAGTTTCCTCCGAGCTAGGAGTTGAGCAGGATTCACTGCTGGCAAA GTACATAGATCGCTTTCGCCATGGTCGACCGCAGAGTCGAGAGGAGCGCCAGCAGGTGCCTTCTTCAATTGGAGAGGAGCAGCTGCCTTTTTGGTGGATGTCACCCTCATCTTTACCCCGCAGTTCAACACCAACTAAAACAACAGACAAAG atgttttccAGCCTCTGAAAGATGACCATGGACCTGCTATTTTCAATCCAGCTGGACAGCGTCGACATGACGGATCCCTGTCCCCATGCAGAGGATCCCTTAGT ATTTTGTCTGACACCTCCCATGGTGAATTTGATGACACAGAGATACAACACCTTCAAGAAAAGGCCAGCAGACTTCTGCTGAGAGG TGAATGTACTCTACTTGATGGATCTATCCCTGTCAGTTCAGAGGGCCTGGAGTGCTCCGATTTCTCTTCTCCAGTCAGCGTAGATGAGCCAGTGCGAAGACCTTTGATTCCCAGTTTAATAAGATCTACTA ACTCGGTTCAAGCTGTGTCCTCCCAAAAACCCTCTGTCATTCCtcctctggttccctccacacgCCGGGAAGATGACATCTTGTTCCAGTGGCGTTTGAGGAGAAAGATTGAGCAGGCCAGGGAGTGGCCCCAATCCCTGCAACCCTCCAGTCTTCATGGTCCCACATTTAGCTGGCAGATGCCCAGTTTAAACCATCCCTCAGTCAGTGGCCAGGCTTACAAG GAACACCAGAGTACTCAACCTCCTGAATTCTCAACTAATTCGCACATCCCTGCACCCCAGCCACCAACTAAAGAAGCCCACAGATCATGTCTCCCAGCTTCAGATCCACCTCCCTTCCCTGCCTTTGTTGTCTCTGGCTCTTCAGTCTCTCAACCCCAGACTGTTGCCCATGTTCCTGCCCACATGCATTTACTCTGTGATGTCTTGCCCTGTCCAATCCGGTCATCTCGTGCTCGCGAGCAACAACACATTTCAGAAAGTATAGATGAGTCTCACACCAAAGTTGTGTGTAGAAAGACCCAAGTCCCTGGAAACTCAATGAACACCTTCACTGATGAACATATTCGTGAGCATATTCCAGCCCCACCACCTGCTTCATCTGGAGCTATGGAAAGAGTTATTCACCACAAAAGATATGAGAAGAACAAGAAAGAGAAAACCCAGACACGAGAGTCAGAGAAGATTGAAAATAAAGCAGCGGAGTCCTTCAGAAAGCAGAAGAAATCAACAAG aTATATAGTGGATAGGGAACATGCTGATGGCCCTGGTCCTCCAAACAGGAGTTCTTCACATCAAAGAGTTCCCAAAAAGGTCATGCCGTGggcagagcagcagcaacaggaggGAAGCCAGGGGTTTTCCAGTGAGAGCTGTCCTGACGATCATGCACCATGCCCTTCTCCAATCCACAGGGCTTTAGGAAAG GTAGTTTCAGAGGTGTTGTTCCCCACAGTGGATTCATCTTCCGCACAAAGGAGCcctgtttcatcattttttccTCCTTGCACCGCCTCTGCACCTTCACAGTCATCAGTTCTTCCATGCAATGCACAGAACTCTATGGAGGTCATTTCACAGCTGCTGCAGGAAGCTGAAG attCGGATGAAAAAGAGTTTGAAGATGACCCTTTATTACAAGTCCTTCGCAAGCAGAGAAAATGGGTAAAGGAGCAGATCAG TGAAGTGGACTCTGTGTTGAATGGAGGATTCCTGGAGGAGCTTCAAGTTACTTGA
- the lin37 gene encoding protein lin-37 homolog, whose protein sequence is MHHVKIKTERLDAEGAGARSRLDAVLKGLVERSENEKEQNEGDTGKISADSLNKDLSPSSAGKRPSARFPQHRRKKRKEMDEGIPESNQHKQNAYIIKLFDRSVDLAQFNTSTPLYPICRAWMRNTPTVRVPPASPSPPHSMVEEELTDMMNGKAQVVYRLPPPTSCPVSASGEPINLRIPQTEKPTVTKLTDSVPVSGSLICDHMERWKKIRQKWKECSNKNQLRYSESIKVLKEMKELYDR, encoded by the exons ATGCACCACGTCAAGATCAAGACTGAAAGGCTGG ATGCAGAGGGGGCTGGTGCCCGCAGCAGATTGGATgctgtgttaaagggactggtGGAGAGGAGTGAAAATGAAAA GGAGCAAAATGAGGGTGACACAGGAAAAATATCAGCCGACTCCTTAAACAA GGATTTGTCTCCATCATCTGCTGGAAAAAG GCCGTCGGCTCGATTTCCACAGCACCGGAGGAAGAAGCGAAAAGAGATGGATGAGGGCATACCAGAGAGCAATCAACACAAACAAA ATGCTTACATTATTAAGCTGTTTGATCGCAGCGTGGATCTGGCTCAGTTCAACACCAGCACCCCACTCTACCCTATCTGCCGTGCCTGGATGAGAAACACTCCTACTGTTCGAGTGCCGCCTGCTTCCCCAAGCCCCCCACATAGCATGGTGGAGGAAGAG CTTACGGACATGATGAATGGTAAAGCTCAGGTTGTGTACAGACTCCCTCCTCCAACCTCCTGTCCAGTCAGCGCCTCTGGTGAACCCATCAATCTCAGGATCCCACAGACTGAAAAACCCACTGTTACCAAg TTAACAGATTCAGTTCCTGTATCAGGTTCTCTCATATGTGACCACATGGAACGCTGGAAAAAGATAAGGCAAAA atgGAAGGAGTGCTCTAACAAGAACCAGTTAAGATACAGCGAGAGTATCAAGGTCCTTAAGGAGATGAAGGAGCTCTATGATCGCTAA